CGCATCCTGCTCGATGCGCCCTGCACGGGTTCCGGCGTGGTGCGTCGGCATCCGGACGGCAAATGGCTTAAGCGCGAAAGCGACATCGCGCAACTGGCGGCACAGCAGGCGCGACTGATTGATGCCCTGTGGCCGCTGGTCAAACCGGGTGGACGCATGCTTTACGTCACCTGCTCGGTATTCAAGGCAGAAAACAGCGAACAGATCGAAGCGGCGCTGTCCCGCCACGCCGACATGCGTCGTATCCGCATCACATTGCCCGGCGATCCGGCGAGTAGCGGCGGCCAGTTGTTGCCAGGCGGCAACCGCAAGACCCACAATCACGATGGGTACTTTTACGCCCTGCTGGAAAAAGCCGCTTCGTGATTCACGCCTTGTACGTAACTCGACGCTCCGGGTCCCGCTTTTGGAAAAGCTTGTTGCTCGGCCTGACCACGCTCGCGTTTGCGTTACAGGTCGCCGCCGAAACGATTGCCGTGCGCAGCGCCGTGGTGCGCGCGCAGGACGATTTTTACGTGATCGACGCCGAATTCGATTTCGCATTGACCGCGCCACTGGAAGAGGCTCTGTTGCGCGGCACACCGCTTTACTTTGTGCTCGAGACCGAGGTCACGCGCACCCGCCCGTACTGGTTCGACGAGCGCGTCAATTCACCACAGTCGGTTCGGCGACTCACGTTTGCCGCGCTGACCAATTCCTACCGCGTCGATACCGGCCGTTCGGTGGCCGGCACCAACAGCTACGCCACGCTCGATGAAGCCCTGCGCCAGATCCGGCTGGTACGTGGCCGCAGTCTGCTCGACAAGCGCGAATTGCGCAGCGGTGAGCGCTACGAGGTGTCACTGCGCCTGCGCCTTGATACGACGCAACTGCCGAAGCCACTGCAGGTCAACACGCTGGTGTCTCGCGAATGGTCGCTGGCTTCGGACTGGTACCGCGTGGTGCTGACGCCGTGAGCGACGACGCTGGCCTGACACTGCGCGCGGCAGAAGCGCCCGGCACCGTGATGGCGCTGTCGCCGCCACGCTGGATGCGACTGGCGTGGCTCATCCTGGGTATCGCCGGCGGCGTGTTCATCACCGTGCTGGCCACCGCATCCGCCAACTCGGCGCTGTTCACCCGCTATTACACCGAGCTGCTGGTCGCCAACGCGCTGATCGTGGCCGGGCTCGCAGCGCTGGTGATCTATCAGGTCGTGTTGCTGCTCCGCGCCCGCCGTGATGCGGTGTTTGGCGCCAAGCTGACCACCCGGATGATGATGTTTTTCGCGGTGGTGGCCGTGCTGCCGGGCGCGCTGGTCTACGGCATTTCGGTGCAGTTTCTCGCGTCGTCGATCGAGAGCTATTTCGATACCCGCATCGACAAGGCACTGGAAACTGGCCTGCAACTGGGGCGCACCGCACTCAATCAGCCGTTAAAGGATCTGGTGCGCAAGGCGGAGACCATCGCCGACGGCTTGTCCGCGCGCGGGCCGGCCGACGCTCGCGCGGCCTTGCTCCTGTTGCGCGAGCAGACCGGCGTGGCCAACGCAGCGTTGTTGACGACCAGTGGCGCAACGATCGCGCAGGCCACCGAAAGTGTGCTGGCTTTGCCACCAGTCGCGCCCACGGCGCCGGAGCTGCGTCAGCTCCGCGCCATGCAGACGGTCACTGCGGTGGAACCATCGGGCGATACCGGTCTGCAACTCAAGGTCATTGCGCCGGTCACCTCCGGCGACGCTGCACCACTCCGGGTGCTGGTCATCACGCAGCCGGTACCTGCTGCGTTGCGCGAGCAGACCGAGCGGGTGGAGGCCGGTTTCCGCGACTATCAGGAGCTGTCGTACCAGCGCACTGCGCTGAAGCGGCTGTTTGCATTCACGCTGACGCTGGCCCTGATGCTGGCCTTGCTTACCGCACTGGCGCTGGCAGCAGTGTTTTCCGAGCGTCTGGCACAACCGCTGGCGCGTCTGGCGGACGGTACCCGGGCGGTCGCCGACGGCGACTTTTCGCGGCGGCAACCAGTGGAAGGTCGTGACGAGCTCTCGGTGTTGACGCAGTCGTTCAACACCATGACCGAACAGCTTGCCGACGCTCGCGAGCGCGACCTCGCCAATCGCCGTGAGATCGAAACCAGCAATCTTTATCTCGAGAACATTCTCAAGAATCTCAACACTGGCGTACTGGTGCTGACCGACGATTTTGTGCTGCGGGTTGCCAACGCCGCCGCTGCGGTGATCCTGCAGGCGCGCATTGATGAGCGCGTCGGTGAGCCTCTGACGCACTGGTCACAGGCTGAACCGAGTTTGGCCAATTTTGCCGATATCGTGTCGCGCAACTTTGCGCAGGCCGGGGCAGACGACTGGCAACGCGAGCAGGAACTGATGATTGGCGGCAATGCGCGCACCTTCATCCTGCGTGGTGCCCGCCGGGTAGTGGCCGACGTCGCGGCCCGCATCGTCGTTTTCGACGATATCACCGAGGTGCTGCAAGCGCAGCGTGACACCGCGTGGGCCGAGGTGGCGCGACGGCTTGCACACGAGATTAAAAATCCACTGACGCCGATCCAGTTGTCGGCCGAGCGGCTGGAGATGAAACTGGTACCTCGACTTGCCGATGGCGATGCCGAAGCGCTGCGGCGCAGCACGCAGACGATTGTCAATCAGGTCACCGCGATGAAGAACATGGTGAACGATTTCGCCATCTACGCTCGCAAGCCGCGTCCGGGCAGCCTGCAGGCAATCGACGTCGAGGCGCTGCTCAAGGAAACACTGGAACTGTACGCATCCTATCCGGTGAAACTCTCCCTGAACTGGCATGCCAGCGCGCGGATGATTCGCGGCGAGGCGACGCGCCTGCGGCAAGTGGTGCACAACCTGATGCAAAACGCGGTGGACGCCTGCGTTGACCGTGCTGATGGACAGGTCACGGTCGATGTTGCCGAGCGCGAAACCGCCGGTCACCCCGGTGAGCATGAGCTGGTGCTTAGATTCTGCGACAATGGCGGGGGATTCTCCGATACCGTGAAGCAGCGGGCCTTTGAGCCTTACGTCACCACCAAACCCAAGGGTACGGGTCTCGGTCTTGCCATCGTGAAGAAAATCATCGATGAACACAAAGGCCGAATCACCCTCGACAATCTTGGGCAGGGTGGCGCTGTAGTGACGGTGGTCTTCCCCCTACTGGCTGAAGAGAAAACAGACACTTGATCGCTCCCACTGAGATTCTCGTCGTTGATGACGAGGTTGGCATTCGCGAACTGCTGCATGAAATCCTCGAAGACGAGGGTTTCGTCGTTCGCCTTGCCGAAAACGCTGGCACTGCGCGGGAGCTGCGTCGCAAACACAATCCTTCGCTGGTGTTGCTCGACATCTGGATGCCCGACGCCGACGGCGTAACCCTGCTGAAGGAATGGAAAGCAGCCGGGCTGCTGACGATGCCGGTGGTCATGCTGTCCGGTCATGCCACGATCGAAACGGCGGTGGAGGCAACCCGCATCGGTGCCTTCGATTTTCTGGAAAAACCGATCGGCCTGCAAAAGCTGCTGTCCACCGTACAGCGCGCGCTCAAGGTGGGCCAGGCCAAACGCGCCAGCGCCATCAATCTTGCTGACCTTGGCGAAAGCCAGGTCATCAACGAATTGCGCGCTCGCCTCGAAACACTGGTCAACGAGCGGCGCACGGCGTTGCTGACCGGCGAAGTGGGCGTCGGCTTTATTGAGTGTGCGCGGGCATTGCACGAACCCAATACACCCTGGCTGGTGCTGGAAAGTGGTCAGCGCCTGATCAGCAGCCCGCTGGAAATTCTCGAAAGCGCCCGCGGCGGCACGCTGTACTGTCCGGAAGTCGCTCATCTGTCGCGCAGCGAGCAGCGGTCACTGGCCTTCATGCTCGGCAAGACTGGCACCTATGGCGTACGCATTGTCTGCGCCAGCAGCGAGCCACTGGGGCAGCTTTCCGGTGAGGGCCGCTTTGATCCGACACTATTCGCCCTGCTGTCATCGTGCACCGTCGTCATTCCGCCGTTGCGGTCGCGCCGCAGCGATCTTGCCGGGTTGATTGAACGCTGCGCGCTGGCCTTTTCTCCCGATGCCCCGGCGAGGTTGTCGCCAGAAGTGCGGCAGTTGCTGGAATCAGCGCCGTGGCCCGGCAATCTGATCCAGTTGCAAAGCGTGCTGTCGAGCCTGCTGCTGTCGAACAACGATGACATCACCGTTGATCACCTGCAGGCGATTCTGGGTG
This is a stretch of genomic DNA from Casimicrobium huifangae. It encodes these proteins:
- a CDS encoding sensor histidine kinase, with translation MSDDAGLTLRAAEAPGTVMALSPPRWMRLAWLILGIAGGVFITVLATASANSALFTRYYTELLVANALIVAGLAALVIYQVVLLLRARRDAVFGAKLTTRMMMFFAVVAVLPGALVYGISVQFLASSIESYFDTRIDKALETGLQLGRTALNQPLKDLVRKAETIADGLSARGPADARAALLLLREQTGVANAALLTTSGATIAQATESVLALPPVAPTAPELRQLRAMQTVTAVEPSGDTGLQLKVIAPVTSGDAAPLRVLVITQPVPAALREQTERVEAGFRDYQELSYQRTALKRLFAFTLTLALMLALLTALALAAVFSERLAQPLARLADGTRAVADGDFSRRQPVEGRDELSVLTQSFNTMTEQLADARERDLANRREIETSNLYLENILKNLNTGVLVLTDDFVLRVANAAAAVILQARIDERVGEPLTHWSQAEPSLANFADIVSRNFAQAGADDWQREQELMIGGNARTFILRGARRVVADVAARIVVFDDITEVLQAQRDTAWAEVARRLAHEIKNPLTPIQLSAERLEMKLVPRLADGDAEALRRSTQTIVNQVTAMKNMVNDFAIYARKPRPGSLQAIDVEALLKETLELYASYPVKLSLNWHASARMIRGEATRLRQVVHNLMQNAVDACVDRADGQVTVDVAERETAGHPGEHELVLRFCDNGGGFSDTVKQRAFEPYVTTKPKGTGLGLAIVKKIIDEHKGRITLDNLGQGGAVVTVVFPLLAEEKTDT
- a CDS encoding DUF4390 domain-containing protein, whose protein sequence is MLGLTTLAFALQVAAETIAVRSAVVRAQDDFYVIDAEFDFALTAPLEEALLRGTPLYFVLETEVTRTRPYWFDERVNSPQSVRRLTFAALTNSYRVDTGRSVAGTNSYATLDEALRQIRLVRGRSLLDKRELRSGERYEVSLRLRLDTTQLPKPLQVNTLVSREWSLASDWYRVVLTP
- a CDS encoding sigma-54-dependent transcriptional regulator, which gives rise to MIAPTEILVVDDEVGIRELLHEILEDEGFVVRLAENAGTARELRRKHNPSLVLLDIWMPDADGVTLLKEWKAAGLLTMPVVMLSGHATIETAVEATRIGAFDFLEKPIGLQKLLSTVQRALKVGQAKRASAINLADLGESQVINELRARLETLVNERRTALLTGEVGVGFIECARALHEPNTPWLVLESGQRLISSPLEILESARGGTLYCPEVAHLSRSEQRSLAFMLGKTGTYGVRIVCASSEPLGQLSGEGRFDPTLFALLSSCTVVIPPLRSRRSDLAGLIERCALAFSPDAPARLSPEVRQLLESAPWPGNLIQLQSVLSSLLLSNNDDITVDHLQAILGDLRDTSAPDRPALPPEFFELPLREAREAFERIYFENLLGRESSNMSRVADKAGLERTHLYRKLKQLNIRFPRRVPAE